One segment of Antennarius striatus isolate MH-2024 chromosome 5, ASM4005453v1, whole genome shotgun sequence DNA contains the following:
- the gpr27 gene encoding probable G-protein coupled receptor 27: protein MANTSEFGGSSPSLQNYASTASAVKLASLGLIMGISLLGNASLSLLLLKDSSLHKAPYYFLLDLCLADVLRSAVCFPFVMASIGGGSSWPYSALSCKIVAFASVLFCFHVAFLLLFVSVTRYMAIAHHRFYYKRMNLCTCVAVICMVWTLSVAMAFPPVFDVGTYKFVREEEQCVFEHRYVKANDSLGFMLMLAVIVGTTHVVYIKMLCFVYDHRKMKPAQLVPAISQNWTFHGPGATGQAAANWIAGFGRGPTPPTLVGIRQASHLGNRRLLVLDEFKMEKRIGKMYYIITLTFLLLWAPYISACYLRIFVRGAPVPQLYLTAAVWMSFAQAGANPIISFLFNKELRMRLRACFPCCLGTQTPMEPYCVI from the coding sequence ATGGCGAACACAAGTGAGTTTGGGGGCAGCAGCCCGTCCTTACAGAACTATGCGTCCACGGCCTCTGCAGTCAAGCTGGCCTCCCTGGGTCTGATCATGGGCATCAGCCTGCTGGGCAACGCGTCGCTGTCGCTCCTGCTGCTGAAGGACAGCTCGTTGCATAAAGCTCCGTACTATTTCCTCCTGGACCTGTGCCTGGCGGACGTGTTGCGCTCCGCCGTCTGCTTCCCCTTCGTGATGGCTTCGATCGGCGGCGGCTCCTCCTGGCCGTACAGCGCGCTCAGCTGCAAGATCGTCGCCTTCGCGTCGGTGCTCTTCTGCTTCCACGtcgccttcctcctcctcttcgtcagcGTCACCCGGTACATGGCGATCGCCCATCACAGGTTTTACTACAAACGGATGAATCTGTGTACGTGCGTGGCGGTGATCTGCATGGTGTGGACTCTCTCCGTGGCCATGGCTTTCCCTCCCGTGTTCGACGTGGGCACCTACAAGTTCGTGCGTGAGGAGGAGCAGTGCGTCTTCGAGCACCGCTACGTGAAGGCGAACGACTCCCTGGGCTTCATGTTGATGCTGGCCGTCATCGTGGGGACGACCCACGTGGTTTACATCAAGATGCTGTGTTTCGTCTACGATCACCGCAAGATGAAGCCGGCGCAGCTGGTCCCCGCCATCAGCCAGAACTGGACCTTCCACGGCCCCGGAGCCACCGGGCAGGCGGCCGCCAACTGGATCGCCGGCTTCGGGCGCGGACCCACCCCACCCACGCTGGTGGGCATCAGGCAAGCTTCGCACCTCGGCAACAGGAGGCTGCTGGTGCTGGATGAGTTCAAGATGGAGAAGCGGATCGGGAAGATGTATTATATAATCACGCtgaccttcctcctcctgtgggCGCCTTACATAAGCGCCTGCTACCTGAGAATATTCGTGCGGGGCGCGCCGGTCCCGCAGCTCTACCTGACCGCAGCGGTGTGGATGAGCTTCGCCCAGGCCGGAGCGAACCCCATCATCAGCTTTCTGTTCAACAAAGAGCTCCGGATGCGCCTCAGAGCCTGTTTCCCCTGCTGTCTGGGCACCCAGACCCCCATGGAGCCATACTGTGTCATATAA